A region from the Paraurantiacibacter namhicola genome encodes:
- a CDS encoding FeoA family protein has protein sequence MTLDELAPRERAEITQVDWASLPESDAKRLRALGVDAGARIAIAHRGVFGGRDPLALMIGRMVIAVRRSHARAISVEHV, from the coding sequence ATGACACTGGACGAACTGGCGCCGCGCGAACGGGCGGAAATCACCCAAGTGGATTGGGCATCGCTGCCTGAATCCGATGCCAAGCGGCTTCGCGCGCTGGGTGTCGATGCCGGTGCCCGTATTGCCATTGCCCATCGCGGCGTCTTTGGCGGGCGCGACCCGCTGGCGCTGATGATCGGCCGGATGGTCATCGCCGTGCGCCGCAGCCATGCGCGCGCCATCAGCGTGGAGCACGTCTGA
- the feoB gene encoding ferrous iron transporter B, whose product MAQGETIDRPKPAAKLRRIALVGNPNAGKSALFNVLTGARQKIANYPGVTVERKAGRLALASGEAAELVDLPGSYSLDASSPDEEVTRKVVLGGFADEPRPDVLVIVIDAANLEQHLVFAQELLELGIPAVAALNMMDLAERDGLVVDADALSGVLGISVIPTVAVRRRGTAELLAAIDKAAPPPERPQHVTLPERRLAARNMAKGAILSETGAHRLHASLDKVLLHPWAGPVILFGLLFVVFQAVFAWADPLIGAIEGVAEGLSGLVKANMGESLLRDLITEGVIAGVGSVVVFLPQIVILFAFILVMEQSGYMARAAYIMDRLMAGVGLSGRSFIPLLSSFACAIPGIMATRSIADPKDRLTTILIAPLMTCSARLPVYTVIIGAVIPATSVGPGVGLQGLVLFALYIAGIIGAMVVALVLRRTVTKGAASGFIMELPKYQWPPLRDLLIGLWQRAWVFLRRAGTIIFAATVILWLLLTFPKAGPGESQLDASAAGQIASAMQPAFEPIGFQREMTLALVPAMAAREVAVSSLATTYAVDAEDEAETEQALRGEIASRWSLPTALAFLAWFIFAPQCLSTIAVTRRETNGWKWPIVMLAYLFALAYVFAGITFWSATALGL is encoded by the coding sequence ATGGCGCAGGGCGAGACAATCGACCGGCCAAAACCTGCCGCGAAGCTGCGCAGGATCGCGCTGGTCGGCAATCCCAATGCGGGGAAGAGCGCGCTGTTCAATGTGCTGACCGGCGCGCGCCAGAAAATCGCCAATTATCCCGGCGTTACCGTGGAACGGAAGGCTGGGCGGCTCGCGCTGGCATCGGGCGAGGCCGCAGAGCTGGTCGACCTGCCGGGCAGCTACTCGCTCGACGCCTCGAGCCCCGACGAGGAGGTGACCCGCAAGGTCGTCCTCGGCGGATTTGCCGATGAGCCGCGCCCCGACGTTCTCGTTATCGTGATCGATGCTGCGAACCTGGAGCAGCACCTCGTCTTTGCCCAGGAACTGCTCGAACTGGGCATCCCGGCGGTCGCAGCGCTCAACATGATGGACCTGGCGGAGCGCGACGGGCTGGTGGTCGATGCCGATGCGCTGTCAGGCGTGCTGGGTATCTCCGTCATCCCGACCGTTGCCGTGCGTCGCCGCGGAACGGCGGAGCTGCTGGCTGCGATCGACAAGGCAGCGCCCCCGCCGGAACGGCCGCAGCACGTGACCCTGCCGGAGCGGCGTCTGGCCGCGCGCAACATGGCCAAGGGTGCCATCCTTTCGGAGACCGGGGCGCACCGCCTGCATGCCAGCCTCGACAAGGTGCTGCTGCACCCCTGGGCCGGGCCGGTCATCCTGTTCGGCCTGCTGTTCGTCGTCTTTCAGGCCGTATTCGCCTGGGCCGATCCGCTGATCGGCGCCATCGAAGGCGTGGCGGAAGGTCTTTCCGGCCTCGTAAAGGCCAATATGGGCGAAAGCCTGCTGCGCGACCTGATAACCGAAGGCGTGATCGCCGGCGTCGGCTCCGTCGTCGTGTTCCTGCCGCAGATCGTGATCCTTTTCGCCTTCATCCTGGTGATGGAGCAATCGGGATATATGGCCCGTGCCGCCTACATCATGGACCGGTTGATGGCGGGCGTGGGCCTGTCCGGCCGCAGCTTCATCCCGCTGCTGTCCAGCTTCGCCTGCGCCATTCCCGGCATCATGGCGACGCGCAGCATTGCTGACCCGAAGGACCGGCTGACCACGATCCTGATAGCTCCATTGATGACCTGCTCGGCGCGGCTGCCGGTCTACACCGTCATCATCGGCGCGGTCATTCCCGCCACCAGCGTGGGCCCCGGAGTGGGCCTGCAAGGCCTGGTCCTGTTTGCGCTCTATATCGCCGGTATCATCGGTGCGATGGTGGTCGCGCTGGTCTTGCGGCGCACCGTCACCAAGGGCGCGGCAAGCGGCTTCATTATGGAGCTTCCGAAGTACCAGTGGCCGCCCTTGCGCGACCTGCTGATCGGCCTGTGGCAGCGCGCGTGGGTCTTCCTGCGCCGCGCGGGAACGATCATCTTTGCCGCTACCGTGATCCTTTGGCTGCTGCTGACTTTCCCGAAAGCCGGTCCGGGCGAGAGCCAGCTGGACGCTTCCGCCGCAGGTCAGATCGCCAGCGCCATGCAGCCCGCTTTCGAACCTATCGGCTTCCAGCGCGAGATGACGCTGGCCCTGGTGCCCGCCATGGCCGCGCGCGAGGTTGCCGTGTCATCCCTCGCCACGACCTATGCCGTTGATGCCGAGGACGAGGCCGAGACCGAGCAGGCCCTGCGCGGCGAGATCGCCTCTCGCTGGAGCCTGCCCACAGCTCTGGCCTTCCTGGCATGGTTTATCTTTGCTCCGCAGTGCCTTTCCACCATTGCCGTAACACGGCGAGAGACGAATGGGTGGAAATGGCCCATCGTCATGTTGGCTTACCTGTTCGCGCTCGCCTATGTCTTCGCGGGAATCACATTCTGGAGTGCCACGGCACTCGGACTTTAG
- the ssb gene encoding single-stranded DNA-binding protein encodes MAGSLNKVMLIGNLGQDPEVKSFQNGGKVCNLRIATSETWKDRNTGERQERTEWHTVAIFSEGLVNVAERYLRKGSKVFIEGKLQTRKWQDQSGNDRYSTEVVLRGFDGTLTMLDGAGGGQGGGGGQGGGYGGGGGGQRSGGGWDQGGGSGGGSQGGGGGGGQSWDQGGSSGDDLDDDIPF; translated from the coding sequence ATGGCCGGATCACTCAACAAGGTAATGCTGATCGGGAATCTCGGCCAGGATCCGGAAGTGAAGAGCTTCCAGAATGGCGGCAAGGTCTGCAACCTGCGCATCGCCACGTCCGAGACATGGAAGGACCGCAACACTGGCGAACGTCAGGAGCGGACCGAATGGCACACCGTGGCCATCTTCTCCGAAGGCCTCGTCAATGTCGCGGAGCGTTACCTGCGCAAGGGCAGCAAGGTCTTCATCGAAGGCAAGCTGCAGACCCGCAAGTGGCAGGATCAGTCCGGTAACGACCGCTATTCCACCGAAGTCGTCCTGCGCGGTTTCGATGGCACGCTGACCATGCTCGATGGCGCCGGTGGCGGCCAAGGCGGGGGCGGTGGCCAGGGCGGCGGTTATGGCGGCGGCGGCGGTGGCCAGCGTTCCGGCGGCGGCTGGGACCAGGGCGGCGGATCGGGCGGCGGCAGCCAGGGCGGCGGCGGTGGCGGCGGCCAGAGCTGGGACCAGGGCGGCTCCTCCGGTGACGATCTGGACGACGATATCCCGTTCTGA
- a CDS encoding YceD family protein translates to MADNEFSHRIDPRAVDTRPVVLEADETERAALAKRFGLVSIGRLTATLALEADGQAVTAKGRMQADWIQPCSVSGEDLAQSADEELDLRFVPARAEPAAPDEVIELEEHELDEIEYEGQTFDLGEAVAQSLALAIDPYATGPDAERVRREKGLSDEASSGPFAALAALRKD, encoded by the coding sequence ATGGCGGATAACGAGTTTTCCCACCGCATCGATCCGCGCGCCGTCGACACGCGGCCCGTGGTGCTAGAGGCGGATGAGACGGAGCGCGCTGCATTGGCAAAGCGTTTCGGCCTTGTCTCCATCGGCAGGCTGACCGCGACGCTGGCCCTGGAGGCGGACGGCCAGGCTGTCACCGCCAAGGGCCGTATGCAGGCAGATTGGATCCAGCCCTGCTCGGTGAGCGGCGAGGACCTGGCACAAAGCGCCGATGAGGAGCTGGACCTGCGCTTCGTTCCGGCACGCGCCGAACCCGCTGCGCCCGACGAGGTGATCGAGCTGGAAGAGCACGAGCTCGACGAGATCGAATACGAAGGCCAGACCTTCGATTTGGGCGAAGCGGTGGCGCAAAGCCTTGCGCTGGCGATCGACCCCTATGCCACCGGCCCCGATGCGGAGCGGGTGCGCCGCGAGAAAGGCCTCTCGGACGAGGCTTCGAGCGGGCCGTTCGCGGCACTGGCGGCGCTGCGCAAGGATTGA
- a CDS encoding ubiquinol-cytochrome C chaperone family protein has product MQHIWRPMSFFSRLFRPKADAREALRPLWHRIVETSREERWYAQHGVADTVAGRFDMIATILCLVLLRMEQDEELVAPSVLLTELFVDDMDGQLRESGINDVVVGKHIGKLMATLGGRLGAFRDGLASDKATGLEEAVRRNVSLANEAQATSLAEALRAYADHLSSLGGDAILAGQV; this is encoded by the coding sequence ATGCAGCATATCTGGCGCCCCATGTCCTTCTTCAGCCGATTGTTCCGCCCCAAGGCCGATGCCCGCGAAGCCCTGCGCCCGCTCTGGCATCGCATCGTCGAAACCAGCCGCGAGGAGCGCTGGTATGCGCAGCACGGCGTGGCCGACACCGTTGCCGGCCGCTTCGACATGATTGCCACGATCCTGTGCCTTGTCCTGCTGCGGATGGAGCAGGATGAAGAGCTGGTCGCGCCCTCCGTCCTTCTGACCGAACTGTTCGTGGACGACATGGACGGGCAGCTCCGCGAAAGCGGCATCAACGATGTCGTGGTCGGCAAGCATATCGGCAAGTTGATGGCGACGCTGGGCGGACGGCTTGGCGCCTTCCGTGACGGGCTTGCGAGCGACAAGGCGACGGGTCTTGAAGAGGCGGTGCGCCGCAACGTCAGCCTTGCCAACGAAGCGCAGGCCACCAGCCTTGCCGAAGCGTTGCGCGCCTATGCCGACCATCTCTCTAGCCTTGGCGGCGATGCCATCCTGGCCGGCCAGGTCTGA
- a CDS encoding outer membrane protein assembly factor BamE, giving the protein MNKRMKLGLVCAAATLAAGCTSIADHRGYIVDEALLQAVSPGLDNKRSVEATLGQPSFKSQFGPETWYYVSSKTGQKPFGSPEIERHTVLAVAFDAQGNVTSTDRNGMEDLAQIDPEGDITPTLGRERGLIEDLFGNIGRVGGIGPAGGGGQ; this is encoded by the coding sequence ATGAACAAGCGGATGAAACTTGGCCTGGTATGTGCGGCTGCAACGCTGGCTGCGGGCTGCACCTCCATCGCCGATCACCGGGGATATATCGTGGACGAGGCGCTGCTGCAGGCCGTGTCGCCGGGCCTCGATAACAAGCGTTCCGTCGAAGCGACCCTGGGCCAGCCCAGCTTCAAGAGCCAGTTCGGCCCGGAAACCTGGTATTACGTGTCCAGCAAGACCGGCCAGAAGCCGTTCGGCAGCCCGGAGATCGAGCGGCACACGGTCCTGGCCGTGGCCTTCGATGCACAAGGCAATGTTACCTCGACCGATCGCAATGGGATGGAAGACCTCGCGCAAATCGATCCCGAAGGCGACATCACGCCGACGCTCGGGCGTGAGCGCGGCCTGATCGAAGACCTGTTCGGCAATATCGGCCGCGTCGGCGGTATCGGACCGGCGGGCGGCGGCGGCCAGTAA
- the hslV gene encoding ATP-dependent protease subunit HslV codes for MDGHSDQSSRHWHGLTTWHGTTIIGVKRGGKTVVAGDGQVSMGNTVMKPNARKVRRIGEGGKVVAGFAGATADAFTLFERLEKKLEQYRGQLLRAAVELAKDWRTDKYLRNLEALMIVADDESLLVLTGNGDVLEPEGGIAAIGSGGNYALSAARALSDYEEDAEVIARKAMAVAAEVCVFTNDNVTLEEV; via the coding sequence ATGGACGGACATTCTGATCAATCTTCGCGTCATTGGCACGGCCTGACCACCTGGCACGGCACCACCATCATCGGCGTCAAGCGCGGCGGCAAGACCGTCGTCGCGGGCGATGGGCAGGTGAGCATGGGCAATACGGTGATGAAGCCCAACGCCCGCAAGGTTCGCCGCATCGGGGAAGGCGGGAAGGTCGTGGCAGGCTTTGCCGGCGCGACGGCGGATGCCTTCACCCTGTTCGAGCGGCTGGAGAAGAAGCTGGAGCAGTACCGCGGGCAATTGCTTCGCGCGGCGGTGGAATTGGCCAAGGACTGGCGCACGGACAAATACCTGCGCAACCTCGAAGCCCTGATGATCGTGGCCGACGATGAAAGCCTGCTGGTACTGACCGGGAATGGTGATGTGCTGGAGCCGGAAGGTGGCATCGCCGCCATTGGCAGCGGCGGGAATTACGCCCTCAGTGCCGCTCGCGCCCTGTCCGATTACGAGGAAGACGCCGAAGTCATCGCGCGCAAGGCCATGGCGGTCGCGGCAGAAGTGTGCGTATTTACCAACGATAATGTAACGCTAGAGGAAGTCTAG
- a CDS encoding acyltransferase family protein yields the protein MEAATQRVQAIQLIRVLAAFTVAAWHFIYLFAPRIGPLPLPPTDGQLAQVAVCAFFIVSGYVMVISSEKLFARPGASRTFWLRRAIRILPTYWLALAAMVAAFWLRGMMPPLDNIARSAVFWLYWTPGITAFPSTVLGVAWTLFYEMLFYLIFGFAILRCRNVAVILTGSALVVLVVLGMALQPANAVLFAATRPISLVFIAGMAIAILVRDGWTLPMPVRTLCILGGVAMIAGTKTPESFFETFDTGFSHIFWAGLPALLLCLGLLAGRLTVPGFAIVDRLADASYALYLFHLPIGVTTEWAWMKLGWTDPWSFVAMTLSLSCLSALAFHSVAERPLVRRLNRLFGTGRPAKAEAKLSVAP from the coding sequence TTGGAGGCTGCCACACAGCGAGTGCAGGCGATCCAGCTGATCCGCGTCCTTGCGGCGTTCACTGTTGCGGCCTGGCATTTCATCTACCTTTTTGCGCCGCGTATCGGGCCGCTGCCTTTGCCGCCCACGGACGGACAGCTCGCACAGGTTGCGGTCTGCGCTTTCTTCATCGTGTCGGGTTACGTCATGGTGATATCCAGCGAAAAGCTGTTTGCCCGGCCCGGCGCAAGCCGGACCTTCTGGCTGCGCCGCGCGATCCGCATCCTGCCTACCTACTGGCTCGCCCTTGCGGCCATGGTTGCGGCGTTCTGGCTGCGCGGAATGATGCCGCCACTGGATAACATTGCACGTTCTGCGGTGTTCTGGCTGTATTGGACGCCGGGAATTACCGCGTTCCCGTCAACGGTACTCGGTGTCGCGTGGACGCTGTTTTACGAAATGCTGTTTTACCTGATCTTCGGCTTCGCGATTCTTCGGTGCAGGAATGTTGCGGTCATCCTGACGGGTTCGGCGCTTGTCGTACTCGTGGTGCTCGGCATGGCACTGCAGCCGGCCAATGCTGTGCTGTTTGCCGCCACACGGCCGATCTCCCTCGTATTCATTGCGGGTATGGCCATTGCGATCCTTGTCCGGGACGGCTGGACATTACCGATGCCCGTCCGGACGCTATGTATCCTTGGCGGAGTGGCGATGATTGCCGGGACGAAGACGCCAGAGAGCTTCTTCGAAACCTTCGATACCGGTTTCAGCCACATTTTCTGGGCAGGGTTGCCGGCCTTGCTGCTTTGCCTCGGCCTGCTCGCCGGCCGGCTGACCGTGCCCGGCTTTGCCATCGTGGACCGTCTGGCCGACGCGAGCTACGCGCTCTATCTCTTCCATCTGCCGATCGGAGTGACAACCGAGTGGGCCTGGATGAAGCTCGGCTGGACTGACCCTTGGTCCTTCGTCGCGATGACGCTGTCATTATCCTGCCTGTCTGCGCTGGCGTTCCATAGCGTGGCCGAACGCCCACTTGTGCGCAGGCTGAATCGCCTGTTCGGCACTGGAAGACCCGCCAAAGCAGAGGCAAAGCTCTCCGTCGCGCCTTGA
- a CDS encoding acyltransferase family protein — MTVESTKAKIVSVQALRALAAGTVALVHIAWGFADHVGGGFGVRIDMERAAQAAVVVFFVISGFIMVVASRHLFGEPGARRIFLLRRAIRILPPYWIASALLAAVLGLMLAQDLDWLRFAQSLVLVPYWPDNGSIRPTMFLWTGWTLFFEMVFYLLFGMLMTRGRAAAISGALCGIAVLVLAGFFIPPENVIAWSLTRPILLMFPVGIAMAVLRESGLALPAALRLAILAAAAASWWMLDAPGSTVSLGVDYVLWAGLPPVLFTIAVLGGPLDLPAPAFWNAGGDISYALYLLHVPLAWAWIWIYPRLPFVEPDPWGFLVTVSFITLLASWIFYRFVEVPLTRRLLRLSGAREDRSEMTHRATSSLPRVRQ, encoded by the coding sequence ATGACGGTCGAAAGTACCAAAGCAAAGATCGTGTCCGTGCAGGCGCTGCGCGCGCTCGCGGCCGGTACAGTCGCTCTTGTTCATATCGCCTGGGGTTTTGCCGACCATGTTGGCGGCGGCTTCGGCGTGCGGATCGACATGGAGCGCGCGGCGCAGGCCGCGGTCGTCGTGTTCTTCGTCATCTCCGGCTTCATCATGGTGGTCGCCTCCAGGCATCTATTCGGTGAGCCCGGAGCGCGCCGGATTTTCCTGCTGCGCCGCGCGATCCGCATACTGCCGCCCTATTGGATTGCCAGCGCTCTATTGGCGGCAGTCCTGGGATTGATGCTGGCGCAGGACCTCGACTGGCTGCGCTTTGCGCAGTCGCTCGTCCTGGTTCCTTATTGGCCGGACAATGGCTCGATCAGACCCACCATGTTCCTGTGGACCGGTTGGACATTGTTCTTTGAAATGGTGTTCTACCTGCTGTTCGGGATGCTCATGACCAGGGGACGCGCGGCGGCGATTTCCGGTGCGCTGTGCGGCATCGCCGTGCTGGTGCTGGCCGGGTTTTTCATCCCGCCTGAAAACGTCATCGCATGGTCGCTGACCCGCCCGATCCTTCTGATGTTTCCCGTGGGCATCGCCATGGCCGTCTTGCGGGAAAGCGGCCTGGCCCTGCCTGCGGCACTGCGTCTTGCAATACTGGCAGCGGCCGCGGCTTCGTGGTGGATGCTGGATGCGCCGGGCAGCACCGTGAGCCTGGGCGTGGATTACGTCCTGTGGGCGGGGCTCCCGCCTGTACTCTTTACCATTGCCGTACTTGGCGGCCCGCTGGATCTGCCGGCCCCGGCATTCTGGAATGCCGGCGGCGATATCAGCTATGCGCTGTACCTGCTGCACGTTCCGCTCGCCTGGGCGTGGATATGGATATATCCGCGCTTGCCGTTCGTGGAGCCGGATCCGTGGGGTTTCCTCGTAACGGTGTCCTTCATCACCCTTCTCGCCAGCTGGATATTCTATCGCTTCGTTGAGGTGCCCCTGACGCGTCGCCTGCTAAGGCTGAGCGGAGCACGGGAGGATCGTTCTGAGATGACACATCGGGCCACGAGTAGCTTGCCACGGGTCCGGCAATAG
- a CDS encoding acyltransferase family protein yields the protein MPTHRSERIQSIQLMRVLLAFMVAGYHYAYAFAANIGEGLSLPPTDYQFGSAGMVSFFFMSGYIITFASRRDFEDPHGSRNFLIRRFTRILPTWWVSLFVLAFALIFLAGQSVDPINFLRSLALLPSWTIGNEAFPQPLNYPGWTLFIEMVFYLGFGLAIMFGKRIAYAAIAIGALVAVTLGTMLQPEGAIAYMLTTPVYVMFPLGIALASWRLGGGAMKLWQRIAIFGVAAAIFMTAPFPSTGIDLGWEYLWWAGVPGMLACTAILGGPMQVPFFDLVDRMGDAVYALYLFHIPLAWIWTWGFPKLVVGQPELFFVSLFSASVVFSWYYYHWLELPLIKQVNRRLKASAQNDRMLQRTGY from the coding sequence ATGCCGACACATCGCAGCGAACGGATCCAGTCGATCCAGCTCATGCGCGTGCTCCTGGCCTTCATGGTGGCGGGATACCACTATGCCTATGCTTTCGCGGCGAACATCGGGGAGGGCTTGTCCCTGCCCCCGACAGACTACCAGTTCGGCAGCGCGGGCATGGTCAGTTTCTTCTTCATGTCCGGCTACATCATCACCTTTGCCAGCCGCCGCGATTTCGAAGATCCGCATGGCTCGCGCAATTTCCTCATTCGGCGCTTCACGCGAATCCTGCCGACCTGGTGGGTGTCGCTCTTCGTCCTCGCCTTCGCCCTGATTTTCCTGGCCGGGCAGAGTGTGGACCCGATCAATTTCCTTCGCTCGCTTGCCCTGCTTCCCAGCTGGACGATCGGTAACGAGGCCTTTCCGCAGCCACTGAACTATCCCGGTTGGACCCTGTTCATTGAAATGGTGTTCTACCTCGGTTTCGGCCTCGCGATCATGTTCGGAAAGAGGATCGCTTACGCCGCGATTGCCATCGGTGCCCTGGTCGCAGTGACGCTGGGGACGATGCTGCAACCAGAAGGCGCCATCGCATACATGTTGACCACGCCGGTCTATGTGATGTTCCCGCTTGGCATCGCGCTCGCCTCATGGCGGCTTGGCGGCGGGGCGATGAAATTGTGGCAGAGGATCGCCATTTTCGGCGTTGCTGCAGCCATTTTCATGACCGCGCCATTCCCGAGCACCGGCATCGACCTCGGCTGGGAGTATCTATGGTGGGCGGGCGTGCCCGGCATGCTGGCCTGCACGGCAATACTTGGCGGGCCGATGCAGGTGCCATTCTTCGATCTGGTGGACCGGATGGGAGACGCTGTTTACGCGCTGTACCTGTTCCACATCCCACTCGCATGGATTTGGACCTGGGGTTTCCCGAAACTCGTGGTCGGCCAGCCAGAACTCTTCTTTGTCTCGCTATTCTCTGCCAGCGTGGTCTTCAGCTGGTATTATTATCACTGGCTGGAGCTGCCGCTTATCAAGCAGGTGAACCGGCGGCTGAAGGCATCGGCGCAGAACGACCGGATGCTGCAGCGCACGGGATACTGA
- the hslU gene encoding ATP-dependent protease ATPase subunit HslU, translating into MMDNLTPKAIVAALDEHIIGQKDAKRAVAVALRNRWRRQRLDADLRDEVTPKNILMIGPTGCGKTEISRRLAKLASAPFVKVEATKFTEVGYVGRDVEQIARDLVEEAIRLEKDRRRESVREAASEAAMDRLLNALVGDNASEATRESFRQRVVDNSMNDTEVEIEVADAPSAQMEIPGMGGGMSMINLSDMMGKAFGKQPTKRRKLKVPDAWDKLVEEEAEKRMDQDDVARVALENAETNGIVFLDEIDKIAVSDVRGGSVSREGVQRDLLPLIEGTTVATKYGPMKTDHVLFIASGAFHVSKPSDMLPELQGRLPIRVELRSLTVEDFVRILSETKANLVSQYKALLGTEKLSVDVTEDAVLEIARIAAQVNDGVENIGARRLQTVMEKLFEELSFEAEEMADQSVTIDAGYVREKLGVLASDTDLSKYIL; encoded by the coding sequence ATCATGGACAACCTCACCCCCAAGGCGATTGTCGCCGCGCTGGACGAACACATCATCGGGCAGAAGGATGCCAAGCGCGCGGTTGCCGTGGCGCTGCGCAACCGCTGGCGCCGTCAGCGGCTGGACGCGGATCTGCGTGACGAGGTGACGCCCAAGAACATTTTGATGATAGGCCCCACCGGCTGCGGCAAGACGGAGATCAGCCGCCGGCTGGCGAAGTTGGCCAGTGCGCCCTTCGTGAAGGTGGAGGCCACCAAGTTCACTGAGGTCGGCTATGTCGGCCGCGATGTGGAGCAGATCGCCCGCGACCTGGTGGAAGAGGCGATCCGCCTGGAAAAGGACCGCCGCCGCGAAAGCGTGCGCGAGGCTGCCAGCGAGGCTGCCATGGACCGGCTGCTGAACGCGCTGGTGGGTGACAATGCGAGCGAGGCAACGCGTGAGAGCTTCCGCCAGCGCGTGGTCGACAATTCCATGAACGATACCGAAGTCGAGATCGAAGTCGCCGATGCGCCCTCCGCGCAGATGGAGATCCCCGGCATGGGCGGCGGCATGTCGATGATCAACCTCAGCGACATGATGGGCAAGGCCTTTGGCAAGCAGCCTACCAAGCGGCGGAAGCTCAAGGTCCCCGATGCATGGGACAAGCTGGTCGAGGAAGAGGCCGAGAAGCGCATGGACCAGGACGACGTCGCCCGCGTCGCGCTGGAGAATGCCGAAACAAACGGCATCGTCTTCCTGGACGAGATCGACAAGATTGCCGTCAGCGACGTTCGCGGCGGCTCCGTGTCCCGCGAGGGCGTGCAGCGCGACCTGCTGCCGCTGATCGAGGGCACCACTGTTGCCACCAAATACGGGCCGATGAAGACCGACCACGTGCTGTTCATCGCCAGTGGCGCTTTCCACGTCTCCAAGCCTTCCGACATGCTCCCTGAATTGCAGGGCCGCCTGCCGATCCGCGTCGAGCTGCGCAGCCTGACGGTGGAGGACTTCGTCCGCATCCTGAGCGAGACGAAGGCCAACCTCGTCAGTCAGTACAAGGCGCTGCTGGGGACGGAAAAGCTGTCGGTCGACGTTACAGAGGATGCGGTTCTGGAAATCGCCCGGATCGCCGCGCAGGTGAACGACGGGGTCGAGAACATCGGCGCCCGCAGGCTGCAGACGGTGATGGAAAAACTATTCGAGGAACTGAGCTTCGAAGCGGAAGAAATGGCCGACCAGAGCGTGACGATCGACGCCGGCTATGTGCGCGAGAAACTGGGCGTGCTGGCCTCGGATACCGATCTCAGCAAATACATCCTTTAA
- a CDS encoding alpha/beta hydrolase family protein: MGLYAGPDSEFVIVTKSGDGYRYQTSSGEVGDMIPTGAATACAGPGFVNFAGVSLPRIDARVTDTRFRSGDVELAGRLIQPSGAGRDTPLVVFAHGSEDTGWIDRSPEPYQMVGRGITVFVYDKRGTGLSGGSYTQNFPALADDLVAASAEAKRLVEGMHGRFGIIGLSQGGWIAPLAAERAGADFIGIGYGLVVDIREEDASQVELELRTAGYPEDVIARGRELTDITARLVASNYRDGLDEFAVFRDRHAGEPWLSGLRGGYTGVLLGIPIAELRDRGVPMFDRLDIDWSLDPVEVLRGVKVPQLWALAGADREAPMEVTLARLQSLRSEGSDIRVFVFPETDHGMWEFRRQQDGSRMSTKVTGGFHDLMADWARGSVAGSYGRAEER; the protein is encoded by the coding sequence GTGGGCCTCTATGCAGGGCCGGATAGCGAATTCGTCATCGTCACCAAGAGCGGGGACGGGTATCGGTACCAGACGTCCAGTGGCGAGGTCGGAGACATGATCCCCACCGGCGCAGCAACGGCATGTGCGGGACCTGGGTTTGTCAACTTTGCTGGCGTGTCCCTGCCGCGGATCGACGCAAGGGTCACGGACACGCGCTTCCGATCCGGTGATGTCGAGCTGGCAGGACGCCTCATCCAGCCATCCGGCGCCGGACGGGATACCCCGCTCGTCGTCTTCGCACACGGGTCGGAGGACACTGGCTGGATCGACCGGTCGCCGGAACCCTACCAGATGGTCGGGCGCGGCATCACCGTATTCGTGTATGACAAACGCGGGACCGGCCTTTCGGGCGGGTCATATACGCAGAATTTCCCGGCACTGGCCGACGATCTGGTTGCCGCCTCGGCAGAGGCGAAGCGTCTGGTTGAGGGCATGCATGGACGGTTCGGGATCATCGGCCTGAGCCAGGGCGGCTGGATCGCGCCGCTTGCCGCCGAGCGTGCCGGGGCAGACTTCATCGGGATCGGTTACGGCCTGGTCGTCGACATTCGCGAGGAAGATGCAAGCCAGGTCGAGCTGGAATTGCGCACGGCGGGCTATCCAGAGGATGTCATTGCCAGGGGCCGCGAACTGACCGACATCACCGCGCGGCTTGTTGCGTCCAATTACCGCGATGGCCTGGACGAGTTCGCAGTCTTCCGGGACCGCCATGCGGGCGAGCCCTGGCTGTCTGGCTTGCGCGGTGGATATACCGGCGTGCTCTTGGGCATACCGATCGCCGAGCTGCGCGATCGCGGCGTACCCATGTTCGACCGGCTGGACATCGACTGGAGCCTCGATCCGGTCGAGGTGCTGCGCGGCGTAAAGGTGCCGCAGCTATGGGCCCTGGCAGGCGCGGACCGGGAAGCCCCGATGGAAGTGACACTCGCCCGGTTGCAGTCATTGCGGTCCGAAGGCAGCGACATCCGCGTGTTCGTGTTCCCCGAAACCGACCATGGCATGTGGGAATTCCGCAGGCAGCAAGATGGGTCTCGCATGTCGACAAAGGTTACGGGGGGTTTCCACGACCTGATGGCAGATTGGGCACGCGGATCGGTGGCCGGTTCATACGGCCGCGCCGAGGAGCGATAA